Proteins encoded together in one Salmo trutta chromosome 3, fSalTru1.1, whole genome shotgun sequence window:
- the LOC115187461 gene encoding uncharacterized protein LOC115187461, with product MDVVVRHNRRGHQEFAVQAEHLKLPDLGLRLKAQDIHNNYLFKDNIPEYPRPEFWVSQLRHDTDEYGLFGIAVESEGGFCARDREEGPEDPEEGPKGLDLLWWSLSLGAEEMASAEQRLLQTRYPDRTEEQAREQKSFLQRFATSPAFLDTSRLGSYRFTFPLEELLKRYQEQLCVGHEPILRVYETVLYKQEVMYSVLVHSHYNNDLFEKYPLLQDNDDGVCAYRDGQIIWRPEAMCQTHSFKLVPKPYQNQDVAHLIPDPQKHQFYLWDNIAVAFHMDGSQMLTFDRYNLRHHLRFCEPGTPQLSPDCEFTTYEEAKDMVDCYWPYYHTPLF from the exons ATGGACGTGGTTGTGCGCCATAACCGCAGAGGACACCAGGAGTTTGCTGTCCAGGCCGAGCACTTGAAACTGCCGGACCTAGGACTGAGACTGAAAGCTCAGGacattcacaacaactacctcttcAAAGACAACATCCCAGAATACCCAAGGCCAGAGTTCTGGGTTTCCCAGCTCAGACACGACACAGATGAATACGGGCTATTTGGCATAGCCGTCGAAAGCGAAGGGGGGTTCTGTGCTAGGGACCGAGAAGAGGGGCCAGAGGACCCAGAAGAGGGGCCAAAGGGTTTGGATCTGCTGTGGTGGAGCTTGTCTTTGGGAGCAGAGGAGATGGCCTCGGCTGAACAACGTCTGCTCCAGACCAGGTACCCTGACAGGACAGAGGAGCAGGCCAGGGAGCAGAAATCCTTCCTGCAGAGGTTCGCCACCTCACCTGCCTTCCTGGACACCTCTCGGCTGGGCTCCTACCGCTTCACCTTCCCCCTGGAGGAGCTGCTCAAGAGATACCAGGAACAG CTATGCGTTGGACACGAGCCAATCCTGCGTGTGTATGAGACAGTCCTGTACAAACAGGAGGTGATGTACTCAGTGCTAGTCCACAGTCACTACAACAACGACCTCTTTGAGAAGTACCCTCTCCTCCAGGACAATGACGATGGAGTCTGTGCTTACAGAGATGGACAAATCATTTGGAGACCCGAGGCCATGTGTCAGACACACAG CTTCAAATTGGTGCCAAAGCCCTACCAGAACCAGGATGTAGCCCACCTGATCCCTGATCCACAGAAACACCAGTTCTACCTTTGGGACAACATTGCTGTAGCGTTCCACATGGACGGTTCACAG ATGTTGACCTTCGATAGGTACAATTTGAGACACCATCTGAGATTCTGTGAGCCAGGAACGCCACAACTTTCCCCCGACTGTGAGTTCACCACATACGAGGAGGCTAAAGACATGGTGGACTGCTATTGGCCTTACTACCACACCCCCCTGTTCTGA